A stretch of the Bos indicus isolate NIAB-ARS_2022 breed Sahiwal x Tharparkar chromosome 13, NIAB-ARS_B.indTharparkar_mat_pri_1.0, whole genome shotgun sequence genome encodes the following:
- the MANBAL gene encoding protein MANBAL isoform X2 yields the protein MASDLDFSPPEVPEPTFLENLLRYGLFLGAIFQLICVLAIIIPVPKSHEAEAEPSEPRSAEVTRKPKATAPSANKRPKKEAKKKR from the exons ATGGCTTCCGACCTGGACTTCTCCCCTCCCGAGGTGCCTGAGCCCACGTTCCTGGAGAACCTGCTGCGGTATGGACTCTTCCTGGGGGCCATCTTCCAGCTCATCTGCGTGCTGGCCATCATCATTCCTGTTCCCAAGTCCCACGAGGCG GAGGCAGAACCATCCGAGCCCCGAAGTGCAGAGGTGACGAGGAAACCCAAGGCCACTGCTCCTTCTGCAAACAAGAGACCCAAGAAGGAGGCGAAGAAGAAGCGGTAG
- the MANBAL gene encoding protein MANBAL isoform X1 produces the protein MASDLDFSPPEVPEPTFLENLLRYGLFLGAIFQLICVLAIIIPVPKSHEASPFRRDLISLVSGLICLSGTLLSVITQEAEPSEPRSAEVTRKPKATAPSANKRPKKEAKKKR, from the exons ATGGCTTCCGACCTGGACTTCTCCCCTCCCGAGGTGCCTGAGCCCACGTTCCTGGAGAACCTGCTGCGGTATGGACTCTTCCTGGGGGCCATCTTCCAGCTCATCTGCGTGCTGGCCATCATCATTCCTGTTCCCAAGTCCCACGAGGCG AGTCCTTTCAGACGTGATCTCATTTCGCTGGTGTCAGGCTTGATTTGTCTAAGCGGGACTCTCCTCTCTGTCATCACACAGGAGGCAGAACCATCCGAGCCCCGAAGTGCAGAGGTGACGAGGAAACCCAAGGCCACTGCTCCTTCTGCAAACAAGAGACCCAAGAAGGAGGCGAAGAAGAAGCGGTAG